The following proteins come from a genomic window of bacterium:
- the groL gene encoding chaperonin GroEL (60 kDa chaperone family; promotes refolding of misfolded polypeptides especially under stressful conditions; forms two stacked rings of heptamers to form a barrel-shaped 14mer; ends can be capped by GroES; misfolded proteins enter the barrel where they are refolded when GroES binds), giving the protein MSGKQLKFGEEARREILKGVEQLSRAVKVTLGPKGRNVVLDKKFGSPTITKDGVTVAKEIELEKPFENMGAQLVKEVASKTSDVAGDGTTTATVLAEIILKEGMKNVTAGANPMALKRGIEKSVEVIISELSKMAQQVKDDRSKICAVATISANNDKSIGEIIAEAMDKVGRDGTITVEEGKTLDTNLDVVEGMQFDKGYLSPYFVTDTENMSASLENCSVLIYEKKISNLKDMLPLLEKAAQSGRPLLIIAEDVEGEALATLVVNKLRGTLHICAVKAPGFGDRRKAMMEDIAILTGGKFISEDLGIKLENITLDDLGSAKKITVDKENTTIVEGAGKQKDIKARVEQIKKEIELSTSDYDKEKLQERLAKLAGGVAVINVGAATETEMKEKKARVEDALHATRAAVEEGIVPGGGVALIRCEKALESLKLEGDERIGKNIILKAIEEPLKTLANNAGKVGDIIVQEVKKKKGNEGYNVDTDTYEDMLKAGIIDPKKVTRSALQNASSIAALMITTESIITDIPEKEQPMPGMPGGGMGGMGGMGGMM; this is encoded by the coding sequence ATGAGCGGAAAACAACTGAAATTCGGAGAAGAAGCAAGACGGGAAATTTTAAAAGGAGTGGAACAGTTAAGCAGGGCCGTAAAAGTAACTCTGGGGCCCAAAGGCAGGAATGTGGTTCTTGACAAAAAATTCGGTTCTCCCACAATCACTAAGGACGGTGTGACTGTCGCAAAAGAGATAGAGCTTGAAAAACCGTTTGAGAACATGGGCGCCCAACTCGTTAAAGAAGTGGCTTCAAAGACAAGCGATGTTGCCGGCGACGGTACGACAACCGCGACTGTTCTGGCCGAGATAATCCTCAAAGAAGGGATGAAAAACGTTACGGCGGGCGCAAACCCCATGGCTTTGAAAAGGGGAATTGAAAAATCTGTGGAAGTTATAATTTCCGAACTTTCAAAAATGGCCCAGCAGGTAAAAGATGACAGGTCAAAAATATGCGCCGTAGCTACAATCTCCGCAAATAATGATAAGAGCATCGGTGAGATCATAGCTGAAGCGATGGACAAAGTGGGAAGGGACGGGACAATAACCGTCGAAGAAGGTAAAACCCTGGATACGAATCTTGATGTGGTGGAAGGGATGCAGTTCGACAAGGGATATCTTTCCCCTTACTTTGTAACTGATACGGAAAACATGTCAGCTTCACTGGAGAATTGCTCGGTTTTAATCTACGAAAAGAAGATATCCAACCTGAAGGATATGCTGCCCCTGCTTGAAAAAGCCGCGCAGTCCGGCAGGCCATTGCTGATAATCGCCGAGGATGTCGAGGGAGAAGCTCTTGCAACGCTTGTCGTAAACAAACTCCGCGGGACACTGCATATATGCGCTGTCAAAGCCCCCGGTTTCGGAGACAGGAGAAAAGCGATGATGGAAGATATCGCAATATTAACAGGCGGAAAATTCATCTCCGAAGACCTCGGTATCAAACTGGAAAATATCACACTGGACGACCTTGGAAGCGCGAAGAAAATAACTGTCGACAAAGAAAACACAACTATCGTTGAAGGCGCCGGAAAGCAGAAAGACATCAAAGCACGTGTGGAACAAATCAAAAAAGAGATCGAATTGTCGACTTCCGATTACGACAAGGAAAAACTTCAGGAAAGGCTCGCAAAACTTGCCGGCGGGGTCGCGGTCATAAATGTAGGAGCGGCAACCGAAACTGAAATGAAAGAGAAAAAGGCGAGAGTGGAAGATGCGTTACACGCGACAAGGGCGGCTGTTGAGGAAGGAATAGTTCCGGGCGGCGGAGTCGCTTTAATAAGGTGCGAGAAGGCGCTTGAATCCCTGAAACTTGAAGGGGATGAAAGAATAGGCAAAAATATCATCCTCAAGGCGATTGAAGAACCTTTGAAAACCCTTGCCAACAACGCCGGCAAAGTCGGTGATATCATTGTCCAGGAAGTAAAAAAGAAAAAGGGGAATGAAGGATACAATGTAGACACCGACACTTATGAGGATATGTTAAAAGCGGGTATCATCGATCCTAAAAAGGTCACGCGCTCCGCATTGCAAAATGCCTCGAGCATAGCGGCTCTTATGATAACAACAGAGTCGATAATCACCGACATTCCTGAAAAAGAACAGCCGATGCCCGGGATGCCCGGAGGCGGAATGGGCGGAATGGGTGGAATGGGCGGAATGATGTAA
- a CDS encoding co-chaperone GroES, with protein MKIRPLEDRVLVQRVEEKEVKKGGIIIPDTAKEKPQQAKVIELGTGKIDKDGKKIPFNVKKNDLVLIEKYGGNEIKIDGEEYIITKEEDILAVLEK; from the coding sequence ATGAAAATCAGGCCTCTCGAAGACAGAGTGCTAGTCCAAAGGGTTGAAGAAAAAGAAGTGAAAAAAGGCGGGATAATAATACCCGATACCGCCAAGGAAAAACCGCAGCAGGCGAAGGTAATAGAACTGGGTACAGGTAAAATCGATAAGGACGGAAAAAAAATACCGTTTAATGTCAAGAAAAACGATCTTGTTCTTATCGAAAAATACGGCGGCAATGAAATCAAGATAGACGGGGAAGAATATATAATAACTAAAGAAGAAGATATTTTGGCTGTTCTTGAGAAATAA